The genomic interval AAGGGCGAGCGCCGGGACTACCTGCGCTATCTGCGGCAGGTGCGGCGCACGGTGCGCGCGGCGGTGTCCGACCAGCAGCGGGCCCTGGCCTGGCGGCATCCGGAGCCCGGGGCGCTGTGGTCGCTGGTGGGCACCAGCCGTCTGTGGGAACGCCGGTCGGCGGACGAGGACTTCGGCGAGGTGCGGGTCGCGGTGGGCGGCCAGAAGCTGGGGCTGCGGCTCGCTCCGCTGTCCAACACGCCGGTGGAGGACCTGGAGCCGCTGAGCGCGCACGCGCTGCGCAGCTTCGTCCGGGCGTACTCCACCGTTCCCGACCAGCCCATAGCCGTGTACCTGCGGGCCTGGTCACGGGTGTTGCTGCGGGGCGGGGCGGAGCGCGCCCAGGGGCTGGTCCGGGCCGTGGTGGCCCAGCTCGCGGTGGCCCACTCCCCCGAGGACCTGTGGGTCGCGGTGTGCGTCTCGGACGAGCGTCGCGCCGACTGGGACTGGGTGAAGTGGCTGCCGCACAACCAGCACCGCGGGGAGACCGACGGGGCCGGCGCGGTGCGCATGGTGGTGGGCACGGTCAACGAGCTGGAGGCCCTGCTCGGGCCGGAGTTCACCGAGCGGCCGCCGCACGACCCGCAGGCGCAGGCCGGCCGTGAGGAACCCTACGTGGTGGTCGTGCTGGACGGTTCCGCGGTTCCGGCCGGGCACCGCATGGACGGGCCCGGGTTCCGCAACACCGTCGTGCTCGACCTGGGCGAGGCGCTCACCTGGCGGCCGGGGCGGACGACGCTGCGACTGGACCTGACCGAGCGGGAACTGCGTCTGGTGCGCACCGACCGCGAACGCAGGGAGCAGTTCTCCGCGCTCGGCCTCCCGGACACGATGGGTCTGCCGACGGCGCGGTCGCTCGCCCGGCGGCTGGCCCCGTACCGGATGGGCGTGGGCAGGGACGCGAGCGAGCCCATGGCCGCGAACACCGAACTGACGGCCCTGCTGGGCATCACCGACCTGTACCGGCACGATCCGCCCGCCCTGTGGAACGCGCGCACCGGACCGGAGCGGCTGCGGGTCCCGATCGCCGTGGGTTCCGACGGGACGCCCGTCGAACTGGACATCAAGGAGTCGGCCCAGGGCGGCACCGGCCCGCACGGCATGCTGATCGGCGCCACCGGTTCGGGCAAGAGCGAACTGCTGCGGACACTGGTCCTGGCGCTGGCGCTGACCAACTCCTCGGAGACGCTGAACTTCGTCCTGGTCGACTTCAAGGGCGGCGCGACCTTCCTGGGGCTGGACGAACTCCCGCACACCTCCGCGGTGATCACCAACCTGGCGGACGAGGTCGAGCTGGTGGCCCGCATGCAGGACGCGCTGCACGGCGAGCTGATGCGCCGCCAGGAGCTGCTGCGCTCCGCGGGCAACTACACCTCGGCGCTGGAGTACGAGAAGGCGCGCGCCGACGGGGTGCCGCTGGCGCCGCTGCCGAGCCTGTTCGTCGTCGTGGACGAGTTCAGCGAACTGCTGGCCGCGCACCGCGAGTTCATGGAGCTGTTCGTCATGATCGGGCGGCTGGGGCGCAGCCTCGGCGTCCATCTGCTGCTCGCCTCGCAGCGCCTGGACGAGGGGCGGATGCACCAGCTCGAGTCCCATCTGTCCTACCGCATCGGTCTGCGCACGTTCTCGGCCATGGAGAGCCGCGGCGTGCTGGGCGTGCCCGACGCCTACGAGCTGCCGCCCACGCCCGGCAGCGGCTTCATCAAGTCCGGTGTCGAGGCGCTGACCCGGTTCCGGGCGGCCTACGTGTCCGGCCCCTACCGGCAGCGCCGCGGCTCGGTCGACCAGGCGCGGGTGGCCAGTCAGGTGGTGCCCTGGACGGCGGACTGGGTGGTGCCCCGCCAGACCCCCGATCCCGCGGAGGGCGATCCGGAGATCCGGGCCGAGGACGAGGACGTCGAGGAGGGTGCCTCGCTGCTGTCGGTGGCCGTGGAGCGGCTGCGCGGCTCCGGGCCGGCCGCCCACCAGGTGTGGCTGCCGCCGCTGGGCGCGCCCGCCACCCTGGATCAGTTGCTGTCCCCGCTCGTCCCCCACCCCGAGTACGGGCTGACCTGCGACTCCCCCCGCCGGGGCCGGCTCGTCGCACCCGTGGGGATCGTCGACCGGCCCTTCGACCAGCGCCGTGACGAACTGCTGGTGGACGTCTCCGGGGCCGGCGGTCACGTCGCCGTCGCGGGCGGCCCGCAGAGCGGCAAGTCCACGCTGCTGCGCACCCTGATCACCTCGCTGGCGCTCACCCACACGCCGCGCGAGGTGCAGTTCTACTGCCTGGACTTCGGCGGCGGCACCCTGTCCGCGCTGGCGGCGCTGCCGCACGTGGGCGGGGTGGCCGCCCGGATGGACACCGAGCGGGTGGGCCGGGTGATGTCCGAGATCACCGCGCTGCTCGCGCACCGGGAGCGGTTCTTCCTGGAGCACGGCATCGACTCCATGGTCTCCCTGCGGCGGCGCAGGGCGGCCGGCGAGTTCCCCGGCGAACGACACGGCGACGTCTTCCTCGTGATCGACGGCTGGTCCACCGTGCGGCAGGACTACGACCAGCACATCGGCGCCCTCAACGCGCTGGCCGGGCGCGGCCTGAACTACGGCATCCACCTCGTCGTCACCACCTCCCGCTGGGTGGAGCTGACCGCCACCGTCCGGGACCAGACCGGCACCCGCCTGGAGCTGCGCATGGGTGACGCCATGGACTCCGGGATCGACGTGCGCAGGGCGGCGGAGGTGCCGCGGGTGCCCGGGCGCGGTCTGACCCGCGACTCCAAGCTCCATTACCTGGCCGCGCTGCCGCGCCTGGACGGGCGGCCGGGCGCGGACGACCTGTCCGAGGGCGTGGCCGACCTCGTCGCCCGGGTGCGGGAGCACTGGGCGGGGCCGCCCGCCCCGCCCGTACGGATGCTGCCCACCCTGCTGCCGGCGGCGGAACTCCCCCCGGCCGAGGGGGACCTGCGGGTGCCGCTGGGCGTCGAGGAGGAGGGCATGGGCACCCTGTGGCACGACTTCACGGCCACGCCCCACCTGATCGTCGTCGGCGACACCGAGAGCGGCAAGACCAACATGCTGCGCCTCATCGCCCGGTCGATCACCGAGCGCTTCACACCGGCCGAGGCACGGATCATGGTGGTCGACTACCGGCGCACCCTCGTGGAATCGGTGCCCGAGGAGTACCGGCTCGGGCACGCCGTCGGCATCGACGCGCTGAAGGAGCTGATCCAGGGGGCGGCCCGGGCGGTCCGCACCCGGCTGCCCGGCCCGGACATCACCCCGGCCAGGATGCGGCTGCGCGACTGGTGGACCGGACCGAGGCTGTTCGTCCTGGTCGACGACTACGACATGGTCGGCGGCGGCGGTCCGCTGAACCAGCCGTTCGAGCCCCTGACGGACCACCTGGCGCTGGGTCACGAGGTGGGCCTGCACCTGGTCGTCGCCCGCTCGGCGGCCGGGGCGGGCCGCGGCCTGAACGACCCCCTGCTGCGCCGGCTGCTGGAGGTCAACACCCCGGGCGTCCTGCTGTCCTGCCCGCCGACCGAGGGCTTCGTCTTCGGCAACGTCAAGGGCCGCAACCTCGTCCCGGGCCGGGGGGCGCTCGTCACCCGGCGCAGGAGCGTCGACATCCAGACGGCCCTGGTGGACGTGGAGAGCTCATGAGGGCCCTTCCTCCCACCACCCGGGCCCGCCCGTACGGAATGCGCCGGCCCCCCGCACAGGCGGCCGGCATACGGCCCCCCGCACAGCCGAGCGGTGTCCGGCGGCCCCCCGCACGGGCGGCCGACGTGCGGCTACTGTGCCGGGCGCCAGCGTCTGGCCCTGCCCAGCGGTACGAGGACCATGGCCGCGCCGATCAGCAGCGCCACGCCCAGGGCCGCGCCGCCGACCATCAGGGCCCGGCCGCGGGTGCCGTCCGCGGTGGTGTGCGGGATCCGCGCCGGTTCGGGCCGGGCCTCCGCCCGGGCCCGGACCGTGGGCAGGACCGCCGTCAGCCCGGCGTAGGCGTCCAGCCGGGGGATGCTGTCGGGGTAGGCGGTCTCCTGGAGCCGGCGGGCGACCTCGGCCGCGGAGAGGCCCGGGAGGTAGGACCGCAGGAGGGCGGCGGCTCCCGCGACGTGCGCGGCCGCCAGCGAGGACCCCGAGCCGATGAAGTGCCCCGCGCCCTCGACGCCGACGCCGACGACCGCGTCGCCGGGCGCGGACAGGTCCGGGTCGAGGGCGCCGGGGGCGGCCTCGGGCCGGGTTCCGGCCGGGCCGTGGTCCACGACCGACACCACGGAGGGGACATGGGCCGGCCAGTAGGCGCGCGGCCGGGTGTCGGGCTTGCCGTCCGCGCCCTCGGGGGCGACGTCGGGTGCCGCGGGCGCGACGACGAGCGCGTCCTTGCCGCGGGCGTAGGCGGCGGCGTCGGCGACGTCCCCGCCGTCCCCGCCACTGCCGCCGCTCCCGCTCACCACCTGTCCGACGTAGATGACACCGGCGCCCCGGTCGGCGGCGGCCCGGATGCCGGCGGCGATCCTGGCGGCGCTCGGGTTGCCCCGGGCGTCGGTGCCGCGCAGGGCGAGGACCGTGGCGCCCGGCGCGACGCCGGTGACGGCTCCGGTGCCGGTGGCCGCCGCGGCGATGAGCCCGGCGGCGAAGGTCCCGTGCCCCACGCAGTCCTCGCCGGCCCCGTCGACGGCCGTGACCCTGCCCTTCAGGGCGGGTGTCCGGGCGGAGACACCGGTGTCGATCACGGCCACCGTGACACCGCCGCCCCGCGAGAGCTGCCACGACCGGGAGAGCTGCAGTGCCCGGTGGGTCCACGGGCGCAGCTCGGCGGAGGTGGCGGAGGCGGTGGCGCAGGTGTCGTCCGCCGCCATGCGCAGGCGCAGTGGGGGCAGGGAGACCGGCGCTCCGTCGGCGGCGGCGGGCGGGGCGAGTACCAGGGCGGGAACGGCGGCGACAGCCGCGAGGGCCATGGCACGACGACAACGGTCGTGAGGCATGGGGCAGATGATATGGGAAGCAACGGTGGTGCCGGGCGGGCCCCGCGCCTGCCGGAGCATCAGGAGGGGCGAGCGTGTCACGGCAAGTTCTGACGGTGGGCCAGGGGCGGACGGACGAGTTCCGGACCATCGGCGAGGCGCTGGCCGCCGCGCTCACCGGTGCGGTGATCCAGGTGGCGCCGGGACGTTACCCGGAGAATCTCGTGGTGCGCACCCGGGTCACGGTGGTGGGCACCGGCGAGCCGGGCGGGGTGGAGATCTGCCCGCGGCGCGGCACCGCGCTGACCCTGGTGGCCGACGCGGTGATGCTCACCGACCTGGTGCTGCGCGGCGGCGGTGAGGACGTGGCCGTCGTGGACGTGCCGCGCGGCCAGCTGGCGATGGAGCGCTGTTCGGTCACCGGTTCCGGCTGGACGGCGCTGCTGGCGCGCGACGGCGGGTCGCTGGCGATGCGCGGCTGCCGGGTCACCAACCGCGAGGGCGCCGGGATCGTGGACACCTCCGACGCCCCGAGCGTCATCGAGGACTGTCTGCTGGAGAACCTGGGCACCTCGGCCGTGGTGCTCGGCGAGGGCGCCCGCTCCACGGTCCGCGGCTGCCGCATCCGCGACGCCCGCGGCAACGGTGTCCTGGCCAACGGCGAGGCGCGGGGCGTCGTCGACACCTGCGAGATCACCGGGACGGACAAGCCGGCCATCGCCCTGGAGGGCAACTGCACCACGCACGTCACCGCCACCACGGTCGGCGACTGCGCGGTCGGCGTCTACCTGACCAGCTCCTCCCGGCCCACCCTGGAGGACGTCACGGTCTCCGGCACGTCGGGGCCGGGCTTCGCGCTGGCCGACGGTGCCGATCCCCTGCTGCGCCGCTGCTCGTCCGCCCGGAGCAAGGGGTACGGGCTGATCGTGTCCGAGCGGTCCCGAGGGACGTTCGAGGACTGCGAGTTCACCGGTTCGGCGGGCGTCGCCGTCATGGTCACGGAGTCGAGCTCCCCGTCGTTCCTGCGCACCGGGGTGCGGGACTGCGCCGACCCGGTGGCCGCGGTGCGGCTCGAGGACGGCGCGACCGCCGAGTTCGACCGGCTGGAGGTGACGGACCCGGCGGGCAGCGGCGTCCTGGTGTCCTCCCACGCCAACCCCCTGATCCGCAGGGCGCGGGTGGCCGGGGCGGGCCGGTGCGGCGTGGAGGTGCGCGAGGACGGCCGGGGGCGGCTGGAGTTCTGCACCGTCGAACGCTCCGGAGCCGCCGGTCTGCGCGTCGCCGAGGGCGGCCGGACCCAGCTCGACGACGGTGTGCTGCGCGACTGCGGGGAGGCCGGTGTCCTGGTGGCGTCCGAGGGTGTCCTCACGGTGCGCGACACGCGGATCGAGGGCTGCGGTTCGAGCGGGGCCGTGGCCGAGGACGGCGGTGAACTGGCCCTGACCCGGGTGCGGATCGACGGTGCCGGGGCGCACGGGGTGCTCCTCGCGGCGGGTTCCCGCGCCCAGGTGCGCGCGTGCGAGATCACGGGCAGCCTCGGCGACGGCGTCCGCGTGGACACCGACGGGGCCGTGGCGGTCACCGGCTGCACGGTGCGCGAGAACCGGGGGGCGGGCCTGACCCAGACGCGGGCCGGGGACCGGCTGGAGGTCCTGGACCTCACCAGCACGGACAACGCCACGCCCGACGCCTGGGGCGCGCTGGCGGTCGCCGCGGCCTCCGGCGCCGCCGGGACACCCGCGGGCCGCGGCGCCGCCGCGAAGCCGCACGATCCCCTGGAGGAGCTGGAGGGCCTCATCGGTCTGGACGGCGTCAAGGACCAGGTGCGGACCCTGGTCAACCTCAACCAGCTCGCGCAGCGCCGTCAGCGGCTGGGCATGCCGGTGCCGTCCATGAGCCGCCACCTGGTGTTCGCGGGCCCGCCCGGCACCGGCAAGACGACCGTGGCCCGCCTGTACGGCTCGATCCTGGCCCAGCTCGGGGTGCTGCCCGACGGCCATCTGGTCGAGGTCTCCCGTGCCGATCTGGTCGCCCAGGTCATCGGCGGTACGGCGATCAAGACGACGGAGGCGTTCATGAAGGCGCTCGGCGGCGTCCTGTTCGTCGACGAGGCGTACACGCTCACCTCGGGGGGATCGTCGAACGACTTCGGCACCGAGGCCGTGGACACGCTGCTGAAACTGATGGAGGACCACCGCGAGGAGGTGGTGGTGATCGCCGCCGGCTACTCCGCCGAGATGGACTCCTTCCTGTCCTCCAACCCCGGCCTGGCCTCGCGGTTCACCAGGACCATCGAGTTCGGGAACTACTCCGTCGAGGAACTGGTGACGATCACGGAGAGCATGTGCCGCTCGCACCTGTACGAACTGGGGCCGGGCACCACCCAGGCCCTGGCGGCCCACTTCGAGGCGATGGAGAAGGGAGTGACGTTCGGCAACGGCCGTGCGGCGCGGCGGGTGTTCGAGGAGATGGTGGACCGTCAGGCCGTCCGGCTGGCGACGGTGGCCGAGCCGGCCGAACGTGATCTGACGCTGCTGCTGCCCGAGGACGTCAGCGCGTTCGCGGCGGAGCGGCCGACCCGGGCGGAGGACCGGCAGACGATGCTGGACCGGCTGGAGGCGATGGTGGGCCTGCACGCGGTCAAGCGCGAGGTGACCGACCTGGTCAGCCTGCTGACCACGGCCCGGCAGCGGGAGGCGGCGGGACTGCCCGCGCCGAGGGTCAACCAGCACCTGGTGTTCTCCGGGCCCCCCGGAACGGGCAAGACGACCGTGGCCCGCCTCTACGCGGAACTGCTGACCGCGCTGGGGGTGCTGCCGCGCGGTCAGCTCGTCGAGGTGGCGCGCGCCGATCTGGTGGGACGCTATGTGGGCCACACGGCGCAGCTCACCAAGGAGGTGTTCCAAAGCGCGCTGGGCGGAGTGCTCTTCATCGACGAGGCGTACACCCTCACCCCCGAGGGCTCCGGGTCGGGATCGGACTTCGGGCGCGAGGCGGTGGACACGCTGCTGAAGCTGATGGAGGACCACCGGGACGAGGTGGTCGTGATCGTCGCCGGCTACACCGAGGAGATGCGCCGCTTCCTGGACTCCAACCCGGGTCTGGCCTCCCGCTTCTCCCGGTTCGTGGAGTTCGAGGACTACTCCACCGAGGAGCTGCTCACGATCATGGAACGGCACGCCGAGGAGTCCGGCTACACCTGCGCGCCGCTCACGCTGGAGGCTCTGCGCACCTACCTCGACGGCGTCCCCAGGGGCCGCACGTTCGGCAACGCCCGCCTGGCGCGGCAACTCCTGGAAACGATGATCACCCGCCAGGCCCGCAGACTGACGGCGCTCGGAGAACCGAGCATCGACGATCTGCGCGCACTGCTCCCCCAGGACCTGCCCGCCCCCGGCCTGAGCGTGCCCGCCTGAACAAAGCCGGCGGGGGGACGGCCGGGGCCCGGGGGGCGGAGCCCCGGACTCCCGCCCCTCCGGTATGCCGGCTCCGGAGTCGGATCACTCGGCCATGTGCGCACCGCGGTGACAGGCGTGGCTGGTTCACTGCCGCGGCCGAGGTGGTGCGGGCGATGCGGGTGCCTCGGCCTGGCCTGCTCTCCCGGCATGGTGCCCGCACCCGGCGGGGCCTCGCGGTGCGCAACGCGGTGCGCACCGCGGCGGACCGCGCGGCCGGCCGCACGAACCGGATCGCCTCTCGCCGGGCCGCGGACGCGAACCGGTAGCCCCGGTCCGCACCGGCCGTACGCCGGCCGGTGCCCAGCCCCGCGGCGGCTCCCGGCCGGATGGGCGCCACCGCGCCGCCATGTCCGGGGAGCCCGGCTCGGGTCCGGGGGAAGCCGCGGGATCAGCCCGGCCCTCCCCTCCGCGGTGGGAGGCGACGCGCGCGGACGTGCCCGCGGTCTGCCCCCCGGCAGACGTCCTCCACGCCTACAACCACCACCGCTGCCACACCGCACTCGACGGACACCCGCCCATCAGCCGCGTCAACAACCCTGCGGGTCAATACACCTGGCGCAAGGTCGCGATGCCGGCCACGACGATGTCGACGCCGGCGAGGAATTGCTCGCGGTCGTCGTGATCGCGCAGCTGCTTCGCGGCCGCGTGCACGAACGGGTACGTGCTGGGGTTCACCTCTGCCCATCGTGCGGCAGCCGCGTCGAGGAAGGCGGCTCGGTCCGTGCCGCTGTCGGCGAGGTGCCGGGCGTTCGCGGCGTTCTGCACGGCCTCACCAAGGACATAGCTCATGAACGTGCCGGCCGCGTCGAAGCGTGCCCGCTCGGGGACGTCGAGTGCGTCCAGCAGTCTGGCGATGCTCTCGTAGAAGTCCAGCAGCGCCGGTCGCCATGGCTGCCGGGAGAGTTCCGCCGCGACCCAGGGGTGGGCGCCGATCGCGTCGAACAGTCCCAGGGCGAGGCGGCGCAGGGTCGCGCGTGGGTCCGTCTCGGAGACCGCGCCGGTCAGCACGCGGGCGAAGATCTCGTCGGTGGCGGTCGAGAGCAGATCGCCCTTGTCCGCGACGTGGTGGTAGATCGCTCCGTAGCCGGTGCGCAGGCGAACGGTGAGCGCCCGCAGGGTCAGCGCGCTCTCGCCGCCGGCGTCCAGGAGCTCGATCGCGGCCTGGATGATCACCTCCCTGGACAGGCCGCCCCTGGACCTGGGGGCCCGCGCCGATCCGTTCCCGGTTGTCTTCGCCATGGCTCCAGTATCGCACGAGTGGATCGGCGATCCAACTTCGTGTTAGCGTTTTTGGAGTGACGATCCACAAGGGATCTCCCGCAGTCTCAGGAGGACCACCGTGACGACACCGGTCACGATCATCGGAGCAGGTCTGGGCGGCCTGACGCTCGCCCGTGTGCTGCACCTGCACGGCATCCCGTCCACGGTCCACGAGGCGGAACCGTCCCCGTCGGCACGCACGCAGGGCGGGCTGCTCGACATCCGCGACTACAACGGCCAGCCGGCGCTGGAGGCGGCGGGCCTGACCGAGGAGTTCCGCGAACTCGTCCTGGAAGGCCGCCAGGCGATGCGGCTCCTGGACCGGGACACGAACCTCCTGATCGACGTCCCCGACGACGGAACCGGCGACAGTCCCGAGGTGCAGCGCGGCGAACTGCGGCGGATGCTGCTCGACTCGCTCCCCGACGGCACGGTCCAGTGGGGCCACAGAGTCAGCGGTGTCCGCTCCCTCGGAGGCGGCACGCACGAAGTGACCTTCGCCGGCGGCACGGCGGTCACCACCGGCCTGCTCGTCGGCGCGGACGGCGCCTGGTCCCGGGTCCGCCCGCTGCTCTCCGGCGCGACGCCCGGGTACACGGGCACCTCGTTCATCGAAACCTACCTGTTCGACGGCGACGATCGGCATCCGACCAGCGCGAAGACCGTAGGGGGTGGAACGATGATGGTGCTCGAACCGGGAAAGGGGATCCTGGCCCACCGGGAGCGCGGCGGGAATCTCCACACCTGGGTCATGCTCTCCCGGCCGAAGGACTGGTTCACCGGAATCGACTTCACCGATCCCGCCGCGGCCACCGCACGGATCGTGCGGGAATTCGACGGCTGGGCACCGGAACTCACCGCGCTGGTCACCGACGGCGAGACGCCTCCGGTGCTGCGCCACATCTACACCCTGCCCGGCGGACACCGATGGGACCGCGCGCCCGGGGTGACCCTGATCGGCGACGCCGCGCACCTGACGGCCCCCAACGGTGAAGGCGCCAACCTGGCCCTGTACGACGGCGCCGAACTGGGCAGGGCGATAGCCGCGCACCCCGACGACGTGGAGACGGCGCTCACCGAATTCGAGCAGGCCATGTTCGTACGCACCGCCGCGGCCAATGCCGAAGCCCCCGATCTCGACGTCATGCTGGGCGACGGCGCACCCCACAGCCTGATCGACGCCTTCACCGGCTGACTCGATCCGGCGTCGGCGACGCCGGTCGGCGGTCGCCGGTCGGCGGTCGGCGGTCGGCGGTCGGCGGTCGGCGGTCGGCGGTCGGCGGTCGGCGGTCGGCGGTCGGCGGTCGGCGGTCGGCGGTCGGCGGATCAGCAGGTGAGGGTGCCCCGGCGCAGGGCGTGGCCGCCGTCGGCGGTGTCGTCGGACCAGTAGACGGGCTTGGACCCGGCCGTGCACTCGTCGGCGCCGGCGAGGGAGAAGCCCTCGTTGTTGTAGTTCGGCATGCCGCTCGGCCGGTCGTAGACCGCCGTGGTGGCGAAGGCGCCGCCGGCGTCGATCTTCAGGGTGTGGTGCCGGCCGTCGCAGGTGTCGTCGCACACCACCCACAGGCGGGACGCCTGCGGTTCCCACTGCAGTTCCATCACACCGGGCATGCCGCTGGTGAACGAGGCCACGCGCGTGTACGCGCCGGAGTCGGCCAGGACGTAACCGTGGATCATGCCGGTGCCCTCGACGCCGACGAAGAACACGCCGCCGCTGTGGGCGCCGTAGCGGGCCGGGTCGTAGGCCGCGCCCGTCGAGCCGTCCCTGAACCCGGCGCCGGTCAGCGCGGCGTCCGGAATCCAGGTGATCCCTTCGAGGCCGAGGTTGGCTCCGGTCGAGGGCAGGTCAGAGGTGAGGTTCCACTCCTTGGCGGCGGTCAGCGACGATCCCGAGCCGCCGACGTCGTACTTCAGCACCGACAGCCGGCTGGTGCCGGAGGCGTCGCCGTTGCGCTCGCTGGCGACGAACACCCCGCCGGCCGAGCCCGCACCGGTCAGGGTGACGCCCTCGCTGTCGGGGCTGCCGGAGCCGCCGGGGAAGCGCAGGGTCTTGCCCGAGGCCCAGCCGTCGGCGGTGTCGGGCTGCCGGCCGCCGGACCCGTCGCGTACCAGGCGCCACAGCTTCCCGCTGTTCTGCGCGCCCCACAGCACGCTGCCTTCCTGGTAGAGGCCGCTGAGGTCCTCGCCGAACACGCCGGAGCCGTCCGCGGTCACCACGCCGCTGCCGCCGGGCCACGCCACCGGCGTCGTCGAACCACCGCCACCGCCCCCGGTGCCGCAGTCGTTCGCACCGCCCAGGGTCGTGGTGGTCGCCTGCTCGAAGCCGCCGGTGCCGTCCACGCAGCGCGACCAGGAGGGATCGGAGTGCTCGCTCCAGGCGAAGCTGTCGACCAGGGTCTTGCCGTCGGCGAGGTAGAGGCGGGCCTCGTCCTTGGAGCCCAGTCCGAAGCCGCCGCTGACGTCGAACGCCCGGAACCCGCCCGGAGCCAGCGTGGTCCCCGAAGCGATCTTGTAGGAGTGGCTCTTGTCGTCGTCCTTGAGGACCCAGCCCGAGACGTCGACCGTGGCGGCGCCCTTGTTGTACAGCTCGATCGAGTCGTTCGTGTCACCGGTGGTGACGACCTCGTTGACACGGACGTCGTCCGCCGCGGCCGCGTGCGCCGCGGGCACACCGGTCAGCGTCCCCGCCGCGAGGAGCGGCGCGGCGACGAGGAGACGGGAAAGAGCACGACGCCGACGGCGAGCGGTCGATGCGGTCACTGGTGTCCATCCTGGAGTTGTCGTGATCAGGGCAACCGGGCCGACGGTCCGCCCCGCACCGAACGGGACTCCTCCGACCAGGAGGACAGCTCGCGAACAGCCGGCGAAATCATGTGCTGATCGGCACCACACGTCACCGGCCTGGCCGCCGCCCTCCTGGAACCGGCGTCCTACGACGCGTCCGGCGTCCACCATCCGGCAGGCCCCGACGCCCTGAGCCGCCACGAACTCGGCGTCCTC from Streptomyces sp. B3I8 carries:
- a CDS encoding NAD(P)/FAD-dependent oxidoreductase, which produces MTTPVTIIGAGLGGLTLARVLHLHGIPSTVHEAEPSPSARTQGGLLDIRDYNGQPALEAAGLTEEFRELVLEGRQAMRLLDRDTNLLIDVPDDGTGDSPEVQRGELRRMLLDSLPDGTVQWGHRVSGVRSLGGGTHEVTFAGGTAVTTGLLVGADGAWSRVRPLLSGATPGYTGTSFIETYLFDGDDRHPTSAKTVGGGTMMVLEPGKGILAHRERGGNLHTWVMLSRPKDWFTGIDFTDPAAATARIVREFDGWAPELTALVTDGETPPVLRHIYTLPGGHRWDRAPGVTLIGDAAHLTAPNGEGANLALYDGAELGRAIAAHPDDVETALTEFEQAMFVRTAAANAEAPDLDVMLGDGAPHSLIDAFTG
- a CDS encoding lamin tail domain-containing protein, producing the protein MTASTARRRRRALSRLLVAAPLLAAGTLTGVPAAHAAAADDVRVNEVVTTGDTNDSIELYNKGAATVDVSGWVLKDDDKSHSYKIASGTTLAPGGFRAFDVSGGFGLGSKDEARLYLADGKTLVDSFAWSEHSDPSWSRCVDGTGGFEQATTTTLGGANDCGTGGGGGGSTTPVAWPGGSGVVTADGSGVFGEDLSGLYQEGSVLWGAQNSGKLWRLVRDGSGGRQPDTADGWASGKTLRFPGGSGSPDSEGVTLTGAGSAGGVFVASERNGDASGTSRLSVLKYDVGGSGSSLTAAKEWNLTSDLPSTGANLGLEGITWIPDAALTGAGFRDGSTGAAYDPARYGAHSGGVFFVGVEGTGMIHGYVLADSGAYTRVASFTSGMPGVMELQWEPQASRLWVVCDDTCDGRHHTLKIDAGGAFATTAVYDRPSGMPNYNNEGFSLAGADECTAGSKPVYWSDDTADGGHALRRGTLTC